A part of Methanomassiliicoccales archaeon genomic DNA contains:
- a CDS encoding GMP synthase subunit A has translation MKVYVIDNGGQWTHREWRVLKYLKVDTKIVPNSTPFEEIAEVDGLILSGGSPSVASEAGRMGRNGEYLDRATFPILGICAGMQFMSTHFGGTIGPAERPEFGKATLRVEKDGDLFDGLPREFTVWESHNDEVKTLPPGFEVLARTDSCEIEAIRHVSRPIYGLQFHPEVENTEHGYDIFKNFLRVVERAKKS, from the coding sequence ATGAAGGTCTACGTGATCGACAACGGTGGCCAGTGGACGCATAGGGAATGGAGGGTCCTGAAGTATCTGAAGGTGGACACCAAGATAGTCCCGAACAGTACCCCGTTCGAGGAAATAGCCGAGGTAGATGGGCTCATCCTGTCAGGAGGGTCCCCCAGCGTGGCCTCGGAGGCGGGACGGATGGGCAGGAACGGTGAATATCTGGACAGGGCGACGTTCCCCATCTTGGGCATATGTGCTGGCATGCAGTTCATGAGCACGCACTTCGGTGGCACGATAGGACCGGCGGAGAGGCCCGAGTTCGGGAAGGCGACGCTCCGTGTCGAGAAGGACGGCGACCTGTTCGACGGCCTGCCAAGGGAGTTCACCGTATGGGAGTCGCACAACGATGAGGTCAAGACCCTCCCTCCAGGATTTGAGGTATTGGCCCGTACGGACTCCTGTGAGATCGAGGCAATCAGGCACGTGTCCAGGCCGATCTACGGCCTGCAGTTCCATCCCGAGGTCGAGAACACCGAGCATGGTTATGACATCTTCAAGAACTTCCTGAGGGTGGTCGAGCGCGCGAAGAAGAGCTGA
- a CDS encoding DUF131 domain-containing protein, with protein MNYLRTVGKVMFFFGMVCMAIALLGGEFEIGLFMMFLPVLIAKTFLSTLAVLLIFFGMMTWIFGMLDDARTREEVSHLLEKGLDGSCQNGEDKIKCATSGVVLIGPILIVWDSDYRMILLAVVIVMVMLSSMLLLYFR; from the coding sequence ATGAACTACCTGAGAACCGTCGGTAAGGTCATGTTCTTTTTCGGGATGGTGTGCATGGCCATAGCTCTCCTGGGAGGGGAGTTCGAGATAGGGCTCTTCATGATGTTCCTTCCTGTGCTCATAGCCAAGACGTTCCTTTCCACACTGGCGGTGCTTCTGATATTCTTCGGTATGATGACCTGGATCTTCGGGATGCTGGATGACGCGAGGACAAGGGAGGAGGTCTCCCATCTGCTCGAGAAGGGGCTGGACGGTAGCTGTCAGAACGGCGAGGACAAGATAAAATGTGCAACATCCGGTGTCGTCCTGATAGGCCCGATATTGATCGTCTGGGACTCGGACTACAGGATGATACTTCTTGCGGTCGTGATCGTGATGGTGATGCTCTCCTCGATGCTCCTTCTATACTTCAGATGA